A window of Rosa rugosa chromosome 7, drRosRugo1.1, whole genome shotgun sequence genomic DNA:
CCTTGAGATCCATACTTTTTTGTCGTTGGCCGGCCAGGTGGACGGCGGGTTGGAGGAGGGCTTACAGTTACTGCTACCTGAGAAGTAGTCTTTGTCACAGGAATGTCTACTTGTGGAATAGGATGTATTGACTCTGAGTATGTCAATCTGTAGCTGTCAGTAGTAAAGAATCTTGAACAATAATCATATGGGTTCCGACCCGTACAACCAATGACAGCAATTGCATGACAGCATGGTAAACCAGTTATCTGCCACCCTTTACAACTGCAGTTCCAGCAATCTAAATCGACAACTTCAATGGATTCACCATGAACCTCAAATGTGCTACCAGCTGATAGTAGTACTTGGAGGTTTTGAACTTTAAGGGTTTCCTTATCTAGCTTTTCCTCCATGGATGGAGTTAGCCTTGTCAACCATTGATCGGAATCTGCTCTTCTTTTGTAGATCAAGTCCATAATCTTACCCCTGATCACATCAACCATCTGAGTTATTGGTAACTCGTGTGCATCTGATGCCCAACTGTAAAACAGCTCTCCAAAGTTTGATGTCATATGGTTATATCTGGCACCCTTAAAATATGCATTCGCCCAGTTGTATGGCTCACTTTGTATGATCCAATTGTAAGCTTCCAATGAAATACTTTTAATGCTCTCAAGACACCTTTGGAAGTTATCTGGAGTAGGTGCATACGCAGCAGCATAGAAATCCTCAACCATGAGTCGCTTCACCTCGTGAGAAAACTGCCCCCTCAAGTCTCTGATAAGTTGCTCAGTCAAGTATCGCAGGCAATAGCCATGGTATGAGTCTTTGAATACATCAGCAATTGATTCCCTTAGCCCCTTCTGTCTGTCTGCCACAAATGTTATCGGACAAGTTGTTGAAAATGAGGATTTCAGCTGAAGTAAAAACCAATGCCAGTTATCATCACTTTCTGCATCCACAACAGTGAAAGCAACAGGGAAAACCTCATCATCCCCATCTGCAGCAGTCGCAGCCAACAATGTGCCTTGATATTTTGACTTTAAAGGAATGCTATCAAGAAAAAGGAGAGGCCTGCAACCTTGCTGGAAACCAGATAATGAGGCATGGAATGAGACAAAGAGACGATGGAAACTGGAGTCTTCCTTAGTAGTAAATATAGCAAAACTACCTGGGTTTGTCTCCATTATCTTCTCACAGAAAAGGGGTAACTGATTATATGCGTCTTTGTATGAACCCTGAAGCTGCTCCTTTGCTATTTCTTTCCCACGCCAGGCTTGAAAGTAGTTCAGCTGGATTCCATATTCTTGCTTGATGTCATTGACGATATCCTTGGGCTTATAATTAGGCAAGTATTTTAACTTCTCCTTAATAATACTAGCCACCCAACTCCTTGTTGCCTGATGCCCCGTTGTTGCAACAGCCCCTTCACATGTATGTGTTGGATTCATCTTCTTGATACATATTAACTGAGTCGTAGACAACCTTGATGCATGAATTCTCCAAGGGCAGCCGTCAGCCTTGCACTTAACAGTCACACGATGGCTATCATTCTTCTTATACCTAAAGGCAAACTGATGTGCAATGGCATATTTACGCAATGATTCACGAAATTCATGAACACTACTGAATCTTTGACCCACACCCGTAATGGAATTCTGCCACTGCTGTGCACCCTTAGCATGTTTGTCGTCATTGGGGCCAATAAAAGGGAAAAGGGGTGACATCTCAGTGGGTAGATCAATATGTGTATCGATAGGGCTGGTATCATCTAGAACATCAAGAGAGGCATCTAGTGGCAGATCTGGCTGGGGGGTATCACCGACAAACTCTGAAACATCCAGAGGAACATCAACTGGAAGCACAGTTTCTGACAAAGTTGTTCTGCTTGACCTACAAAAAAAATCCAAGAAATTCTGAAATTTCACCATAAAGAATACTTACAAAGAAGGTATTAAGTACTAGCTTACATATCAGGAGGACTA
This region includes:
- the LOC133721751 gene encoding uncharacterized protein LOC133721751 isoform X4; translation: MMILQQSIFMSWKKQLHPMSRTCLPNFLDFFCRSSRTTLSETVLPVDVPLDVSEFVGDTPQPDLPLDASLDVLDDTSPIDTHIDLPTEMSPLFPFIGPNDDKHAKGAQQWQNSITGVGQRFSSVHEFRESLRKYAIAHQFAFRYKKNDSHRVTVKCKADGCPWRIHASRLSTTQLICIKKMNPTHTCEGAVATTGHQATRSWVASIIKEKLKYLPNYKPKDIVNDIKQEYGIQLNYFQAWRGKEIAKEQLQGSYKDAYNQLPLFCEKIMETNPGSFAIFTTKEDSSFHRLFVSFHASLSGFQQGCRPLLFLDSIPLKSKYQGTLLAATAADGDDEVFPVAFTVVDAESDDNWHWFLLQLKSSFSTTCPITFVADRQKGLRESIADVFKDSYHGYCLRYLTEQLIRDLRGQFSHEVKRLMVEDFYAAAYAPTPDNFQRCLESIKSISLEAYNWIIQSEPYNWANAYFKGARYNHMTSNFGELFYSWASDAHELPITQMVDVIRGKIMDLIYKRRADSDQWLTRLTPSMEEKLDKETLKVQNLQVLLSAGSTFEVHGESIEVVDLDCWNCSCKGWQITGLPCCHAIAVIGCTGRNPYDYCSRFFTTDSYRLTYSESIHPIPQVDIPVTKTTSQVAVTVSPPPTRRPPGRPTTKKYGSQGMNKRQLQCSRCKGLGHNKSTCKEILIEY
- the LOC133721751 gene encoding uncharacterized protein LOC133721751 isoform X2, with amino-acid sequence MAGKKIITICQSGGEFFTEKDGTLSYRGGDAHAIDIDEQVKFNEFKMEVTEMFGCNINNMSIKYFLPGNKKTLITVSNDKDLKRMIKFHDDFATVDIYVMEETIAPDVSNMPASRSSRTTLSETVLPVDVPLDVSEFVGDTPQPDLPLDASLDVLDDTSPIDTHIDLPTEMSPLFPFIGPNDDKHAKGAQQWQNSITGVGQRFSSVHEFRESLRKYAIAHQFAFRYKKNDSHRVTVKCKADGCPWRIHASRLSTTQLICIKKMNPTHTCEGAVATTGHQATRSWVASIIKEKLKYLPNYKPKDIVNDIKQEYGIQLNYFQAWRGKEIAKEQLQGSYKDAYNQLPLFCEKIMETNPGSFAIFTTKEDSSFHRLFVSFHASLSGFQQGCRPLLFLDSIPLKSKYQGTLLAATAADGDDEVFPVAFTVVDAESDDNWHWFLLQLKSSFSTTCPITFVADRQKGLRESIADVFKDSYHGYCLRYLTEQLIRDLRGQFSHEVKRLMVEDFYAAAYAPTPDNFQRCLESIKSISLEAYNWIIQSEPYNWANAYFKGARYNHMTSNFGELFYSWASDAHELPITQMVDVIRGKIMDLIYKRRADSDQWLTRLTPSMEEKLDKETLKVQNLQVLLSAGSTFEVHGESIEVVDLDCWNCSCKGWQITGLPCCHAIAVIGCTGRNPYDYCSRFFTTDSYRLTYSESIHPIPQVDIPVTKTTSQVAVTVSPPPTRRPPGRPTTKKYGSQGMNKRQLQCSRCKGLGHNKSTCKEILIEY
- the LOC133721751 gene encoding uncharacterized protein LOC133721751 isoform X3, with the translated sequence MEVTEMFGCNINNMSIKYFLPGNKKTLITVSNDKDLKRMIKFHDDFATVDIYVMEETIAPDVSNMPASRSSRTTLSETVLPVDVPLDVSEFVGDTPQPDLPLDASLDVLDDTSPIDTHIDLPTEMSPLFPFIGPNDDKHAKGAQQWQNSITGVGQRFSSVHEFRESLRKYAIAHQFAFRYKKNDSHRVTVKCKADGCPWRIHASRLSTTQLICIKKMNPTHTCEGAVATTGHQATRSWVASIIKEKLKYLPNYKPKDIVNDIKQEYGIQLNYFQAWRGKEIAKEQLQGSYKDAYNQLPLFCEKIMETNPGSFAIFTTKEDSSFHRLFVSFHASLSGFQQGCRPLLFLDSIPLKSKYQGTLLAATAADGDDEVFPVAFTVVDAESDDNWHWFLLQLKSSFSTTCPITFVADRQKGLRESIADVFKDSYHGYCLRYLTEQLIRDLRGQFSHEVKRLMVEDFYAAAYAPTPDNFQRCLESIKSISLEAYNWIIQSEPYNWANAYFKGARYNHMTSNFGELFYSWASDAHELPITQMVDVIRGKIMDLIYKRRADSDQWLTRLTPSMEEKLDKETLKVQNLQVLLSAGSTFEVHGESIEVVDLDCWNCSCKGWQITGLPCCHAIAVIGCTGRNPYDYCSRFFTTDSYRLTYSESIHPIPQVDIPVTKTTSQVAVTVSPPPTRRPPGRPTTKKYGSQGMNKRQLQCSRCKGLGHNKSTCKEILIEY
- the LOC133721751 gene encoding uncharacterized protein LOC133721751 isoform X1 yields the protein MQIMAGKKIITICQSGGEFFTEKDGTLSYRGGDAHAIDIDEQVKFNEFKMEVTEMFGCNINNMSIKYFLPGNKKTLITVSNDKDLKRMIKFHDDFATVDIYVMEETIAPDVSNMPASRSSRTTLSETVLPVDVPLDVSEFVGDTPQPDLPLDASLDVLDDTSPIDTHIDLPTEMSPLFPFIGPNDDKHAKGAQQWQNSITGVGQRFSSVHEFRESLRKYAIAHQFAFRYKKNDSHRVTVKCKADGCPWRIHASRLSTTQLICIKKMNPTHTCEGAVATTGHQATRSWVASIIKEKLKYLPNYKPKDIVNDIKQEYGIQLNYFQAWRGKEIAKEQLQGSYKDAYNQLPLFCEKIMETNPGSFAIFTTKEDSSFHRLFVSFHASLSGFQQGCRPLLFLDSIPLKSKYQGTLLAATAADGDDEVFPVAFTVVDAESDDNWHWFLLQLKSSFSTTCPITFVADRQKGLRESIADVFKDSYHGYCLRYLTEQLIRDLRGQFSHEVKRLMVEDFYAAAYAPTPDNFQRCLESIKSISLEAYNWIIQSEPYNWANAYFKGARYNHMTSNFGELFYSWASDAHELPITQMVDVIRGKIMDLIYKRRADSDQWLTRLTPSMEEKLDKETLKVQNLQVLLSAGSTFEVHGESIEVVDLDCWNCSCKGWQITGLPCCHAIAVIGCTGRNPYDYCSRFFTTDSYRLTYSESIHPIPQVDIPVTKTTSQVAVTVSPPPTRRPPGRPTTKKYGSQGMNKRQLQCSRCKGLGHNKSTCKEILIEY